The DNA sequence CACCTGTGTCTGGAACCTCCTCGCTCACCTCCGcttccctctttttttgttttgtttcaggacTTTTGCGCAGATCTGTCCGTCTCTAGTGCCAACTTTATCCCCACGGTGACAGCCATCTCCACCAGCCCAGACCTGCAGTGGCTGGTTCAGCCCACTCTGGTCTCCTCCGTAGCCCCGTCGCAGACCAGAGCGCCCCATCCTTACGGACTCCCTACTCCGTCTACTGGGGCTTACGCCAGAGCGGGAATAGTGAAGACCATGTCTGGCGGCAGGGCGCAGAGCATCGGCAGAAGGGGCAAAGTAGAGCAGGTGAGCAGCGATTCTGGACGTCGGCGCGGGccgggggtcggggtgggggaggACGGACGCAGAGATCACACAACAGAGAGAGGATGCTACTAACTGCACTTCTTGATCAGGAGCCTTGGCTGCAAGCCCTTTCCCTCCCTTGTCAGATTTTGACAGTTGGCCCCAAGAAATACTCCACTAGACAGTTTCCCTGACAGCTTCCTACTTCGTTCTCTAGCCTGGGAGCTTCTTTGTTCGCCTCCTAAAGCTCTCACTTTAAATGCAAATCACACTCAGCCTGCCAACTGCAGGTTAGAAAAACTGCTTCACCAAGAGAGGCGGGTGCTGTCAGAGCCAGTTTCCCTGGGGTGACTGAATGGAGGTGACACCAGGCAACCTTACTGAATGTGGGTCCTTTTCTTcgtatagctatctcctgaagaggaagagaaacggAGAATCCGAAGGGAACGGAATAAGATGGCTGCAGCCAAGTGCCGGAATCGGAGGAGGGAGCTGACAGATACGCTCCAAGCGGTAGGTTTGaaccagctgctgctgctcctgaaaCTTTATAAAAGTTGCAGCTTGGGACTGTGGGCGCAGGGTCCTTGAGCAAGCCCGAGTCTTATGCTTTCTTACATCTCTCCCTGTGCAGGAGACAGATCAACTTGAAGATGAGAAGTCTGCATTACAGACCGAGATTGCCAATCtgctgaaagagaaggaaaaactggAGTTTATTTTGGCAGCCCACCGACCTGCCTGCAAGATCCCTGATGACCTAGGCTTCCCAGAGGAGATGTCTGTGACCTCCCTGGATTTGACTGGGGGTCTGCCTGAGGCTGCCAGCCCAGAGTCTGAGGAGGCCTTCACCCTGCCCCTTCTCAACGACCCTGAGCCCAAGCCATCCTTGGAGCCAGTCAAGAGCATCAGCAACATGGAGCTGAAGGCTGAGCCCTTTGATGACTTCTTGTTTCCCGCATCATCTAGGCCCAGTGGCTCGGAGACCGCCCGCTCTGTGCCAGATGTGGACCTGTCCGGTTCCTTCTATGCAGCAGACTGGGAGCCTCTGCACAGCAGTTCCCTGGGGATGGGGCCCATGGTCACAGAGCTGGAGCCTCTGTGTACTCCAGTGGTCACCTGTACTCCCAGCTGCACCACTTACACGTCTTCCTTTGTCTTCACCTACCCCGAGGCTGACTCCTTCCCCAGCTGTGCAGCTGCCCACCGAAAGGGCAGCAGCAGCAACGAGCCCTCCTCTGACTCACTCAGCTCACCCACACTGCTGGCCCTGTGAGCAGTCAGAGAAGGCAGGCAGCCGGCATCCACAGGTGCCACTGCCTGAGCTGGTGCATTACAGAGAGGAGAAACACGTCTTCCCTCGAGGGTTCCCGTAGACCTAGGGAGGACTTTATCGTTGTGAAACACACCAGGCTGTGGGCCTCAAGGActtgcaagcatccacatctggatTCCAGTCCTCACCTCTTCCGGAGatgtagcaaaaacaaaaacaaaaacaaaaaaaccgcaTGGAGTGTATTGTTCCTAGTGACACCTGAGAGCTGGTAGTTAGTAGAGCATGTGAGCCAGGCCTgggtctgtgtctctttctctttctccttagtCTTCTCATAGCATTAACTAATCTGTTGGGTTCATTATTGGAATTAACCTGGTGCTGGATATTTTCGGATTGTATCTAGTGCAGCTGATTTTAACAATACCTACTGTGTTCCTGGCAATAGCGTGTTCCAATTAGACATGACCAATATTAAACTAAGAAAAGATAGGACTTTATTTTCCAGTAGATAGAAATAAATAGCTATATCCATGTACTGTAGTTCTTCACCGTCAATGTTCATCGTCATGTTACTGATCATGCATTGCTGAGGCGGTCTGAATGTTCTGACATTAACAGTTTTCCATGAAAacgtttttattgtgttttcaatttatttattaagatggattctcagatatttatatttttattttatttttttctaccctGAGGTCTTTCGACATGTGGAAAGTGAATTTGAATGAAAAATTTAAGCATTGTTTGCTTATTGTTCCAAGACATTGTCAATAAAAAGCATTTAAGTTGAATGCGACTACCTCGTTGCTCTTTTTATTCGGAGAGTTTTGTATGGTTTCGGGAGGGCCTCTGAGGAGACCAGTTTGTCAAGATGGGTGGGTCCTGGGGGGAGACACACCCTCTGTCTGGTTCCCTTATCACTCAGAGGACACGCTAGTTCAGGGTATTTTACAGATATGTGTGTTCATATTGCATTGCTAAGATTTTCTACCTACCTGCCTTGGGGGCTGATAGCTGCCTGTAACAGCTTGTGCAAGGACGTGCCTTGCTGCTTCTCTGGAGGGAGCATTCTGAAATTTATGTGTTTATCTTCGCGGTAGTGATTTCCATGGGAAAGGAATCCTTTGAACAGAGCTTAGCTCTatacaaaaattttttttttttgtattgttcgaGATAGGATCTTGCAAGGTAGCCCCAAGGTGGCCTCCAACtcccagtaatcctcctgcctcagctctgccaGTGCCGGTTATTACAGACAAACAGCAAGTTTAGCATTTATTCCCAGGAAAGCACGTGAAGATCGACTTTTGTCTTAAAAGCGAGTGAACTGGAGAATAGTTGAGATAAGCGACCTTCTGCACTGCAAACCTGATTGCCACTTCCCGCTCCTGTCCATTACTAGGCTgaactgcctttttaaaaaatttaaatatatatatatatatatttatttatatggggAGGGTATCTGTGTACTATACGGCACttgaggtcacaggacaactccCAGAAGAACCTCAAGAATAACATGACctttgggagttgaactcaggttattaggCACCTTCACTCACCACGCcaatcttgccagcccccttccctttaaagatgtatttatttttattttctgtgtaagGGTGTTTGCCTGGCATATATGTCTAGGCACCAGGTGCATATGtaatgtccacagaggccagaagagggcaagggATCCCATGAAATTGGACTTCTGAGACAATGGCGGCTACCCAGCCAAGTGCTAGGAATCTaaatctgggttctctgcaagactAACAACTTCTTTTAACTGCTCAGGCATCTCCCTGGCCTTCCTGAACTGTCTACCACACTTAGCCTTAAAAGGTTTCccttggttaaaaacaaaaacaaaaacaaaaacaagttttcaattgtttatttttgagataggtctaAAGTAGTCTAGTTTAACCTCATACTTGCTacgtagctgaggctggccctgaactcctgatctttctgtttatatctcccaagggctggcactacaggtatgcaccatcatacctggcttaCCCTAACATATGTTCTTTAGTCAACCCTTTTTATTCTGCAAAGAGAGTAGGCTATCTTCCTATGCTACCATAAAAAACAAATTCCAACTTCCGAAGTTACTTTAACCCTGGGTGTAATTCACAGTACAGTAGGGGAAAAGGAATCGATGATTCAATGATCTTGAGCAGCATAAATAATGGCTGACGACCAGTCTGTAAATAAGAAGTTATGTAATAGCTCAGTAGGGAAGGGCCAGAAGACTCTGGATAAGCTCAGCTTAGAAAGTTTATCATCTCAGAGAACACGACCTTTGTCTGGGACATCTCAGGTAATGACTGCTGCTCTCTCGTGCTTACGTGCAAACCAAAAGGAAAGGAGATTGATCCCTTACCCTTGTTCTCTGGTGCCTAAAAACCAGAGACTGTTTCCAGGCATGCTGGGTGGAAGGTGAGCCTTCAGGTCATTAGTGGTAATGAAAATCCCTCTGTGGGCCTCATACTCTATGGAGCTATGTTTCAATTTCAAATGACAGTTCCATTACACGTGAGCTGTTAACCTATGATCTACCTGCTCCAGCCATAATGATTGACACTTCAAAGCAACTTACCCAAGTCTCACTAGAACATTCTTTACAGTACACTCCACTTACACAATGCTTTGCCAGTCCTGAGTTATGAgaggccttgttggacatcaataatcccagagctgaggagAGAGGCTTGAATTCTGGGGTACACTGTGATcctatataaattaaataaaatgtaaaacaaacaaacaaacaaacaaacaacctttaGAATTAATGTAACATTTATAAGAACCCGGTGAGCTCCTTTAAATGTGTGGTGATAACGACCTGAGAGGGACTTCCCAGACTTTGCAGAGCAGCAAGGAAAGCAGTTTGGGTTGGGGGGGGAGGGCTCACTAATGACCCTGGCAGCTGCAAACTAGCTGTGGAAGAAGAGCATCCCCTTTTCTTTGACAGGTCTGACACAAAGCCTTCCTCCCGATCACCACAGCCCAGGCTACACTCCATTCACAGAAAACACTGACACTCTAGGAAGACAGAATCTCTGAAAGGTTTCTCCAAGGTCATGGGATCATAGGGCTAACACCTTCTAAGCTCCCTTCCAGCTATGTCCATGGGCTAGACAAAGAAAGGACTTCCCTGTCTGGTCAAAGGACTCCTTCCAAATCCCCCCTCACCAGAGACTCTGGATTCAAAAATTCCTGAGGATGACTTACACTAGGAATGTCACCTTTCTTTTGAGGACACTTCCATCCCTTCTCAGAAGATGAAGGCTCAAACTAGTTTCAGCAGAACCTGCATGTCTTCAGTGCCACTAACACTGAAACAAGTCCTGACCATACAACAGGAAGGGCCAATGACCCGCGACCATTTCTCTTTGGGGACCATGTCAAGCCTGACCCACCAATGGTCTCTAAGACCTAGTTCAGAGCTATAGTACAGGATTAAAGAACATTTTGCTCAGTGGGTGAATGAGTAGATCTATACTCTTTCTACAACCAGAGAGTAGTCTGTGCATGTTCTGTAGCTGCTGTTCTGGCCCCCCTTAGGATGTTAGGCAATAGGAATGTTACATCTTTTACATCTAGCTGCAGACACACAGGCCACTTCTGTCCTTCATTCCTGGAATTCCTTCATTGCCTCCCCTGGATTCCATCTGTCATTTCAGCAAAGTGAATGATTGTGCAATGattgaaattaattttagataatggaagaaaaaatacTCATCTTTGTAGAAGAGTGGATAACAGGCTCCCAACACCTTTGCACACCCCTAGAGCTCTTGTTGATTATCACAACTAAAGAGGAGTACTTTTGACTCTAATTACAGTTATTTTGTATCAACAGCGATTCCCAAGTAAACCAATCATGCTATGTTTAATTAGTCTCAGCCACAGTAACAACTCTAAGATGGTTACCctaagcaaatgatcccaagttTCAATGTGTctgaagtaaaagaagaaacaaaagcaaaagcaacctTTAAACTGTGCACAAGTTCCCTTTGAAACAATTCCTCAAAGGGCAAGGGACATCTGAATGCTGACTGGTGCTGGTGCTTTAAATGGTGTTGCCTTTGCTGTTAACATTAAGGAGTtgccaggcagttgtggtgcatgcctttagtcccagcacttgggaggcagaggcaggcagatttctgagttcgaggccagcctgacctacagagtgagttccaggacagccagggctacacagagaaaccctgtcttggaaaaccaaaaaaccaaaaaccaaaaaacaacaacaactacaacaacaaaacacattaAGGAGTTGACCCTTGATTCTTCTGGTACCCTCAAGTCCCCATACCCCATAAACACAAAGTGCACGGGACTCCCTTCCATTCTGCATTCATCTAGGGCTCATTCATTGAAgagagtgtttgtttgttttgtgctgaTGAGCCTATACCTGGGCCTCTTTGCCCAAACTGGCAAAGACATTCAGGGCCCAGCTCAA is a window from the Mastomys coucha isolate ucsf_1 unplaced genomic scaffold, UCSF_Mcou_1 pScaffold6, whole genome shotgun sequence genome containing:
- the Fos gene encoding proto-oncogene c-Fos — translated: MMFSGFNADYEASSSRCSSASPAGDSLSYYHSPADSFSSMGSPVNTQDFCADLSVSSANFIPTVTAISTSPDLQWLVQPTLVSSVAPSQTRAPHPYGLPTPSTGAYARAGIVKTMSGGRAQSIGRRGKVEQLSPEEEEKRRIRRERNKMAAAKCRNRRRELTDTLQAETDQLEDEKSALQTEIANLLKEKEKLEFILAAHRPACKIPDDLGFPEEMSVTSLDLTGGLPEAASPESEEAFTLPLLNDPEPKPSLEPVKSISNMELKAEPFDDFLFPASSRPSGSETARSVPDVDLSGSFYAADWEPLHSSSLGMGPMVTELEPLCTPVVTCTPSCTTYTSSFVFTYPEADSFPSCAAAHRKGSSSNEPSSDSLSSPTLLAL